The genomic window TACATCCCATACATTCAGCTAATAATCTTTGATCTTAAGAACTGATTGACGTGGTATTTCTCAAGGGTACATTTACTAGTAACttaaaggaaggaaagatgaagaaaaagaaaaagtgaaaggaaagaagaaaaaaaagaaagaaagaaagagagggagacgaaaaggaaaaaaaaagaaagaaaaaaaggaaagaaagacaggaaagaaggagaaaaagaaaggaagggaaaagaaaaagaaagaagaagaaaaaagaaagaatggaagacagaagaaaaaaagaaagaatgaaaagagaaggaaaggaagaaaTAAAGAGACGGAGGATACCTACCGGGATGCTTGACCAAAATTGCCGCTAGGATGGGGTAGGATAGCAGTTTGTCCTGTTCCATGGAGAAACCAAGACACCCCCATCCTAAAGAATTTTAAACCTTGGATAAAAGTAGAAAAATGGCTCATGGAATGAACAAATGCACCAAAAAGGCAACTAGagaatatatatctatatatatatatatatatatatatatatatatatatatatatatatatatatatgtatatgtatatatatgtgtgtgtgtatatatgtatatatatatatatgtgtgtgtgtgtgtgtgtatatatattagGATTATCACCAATAAGAAAAGgatactttttcctcaaaagtttGAGCTCCTTGCAATTATATGTGCATTTGTCTTTATTTGCTAGTTTTGCAAGTGTGAAAGTTGAATTACTTCAAAGCAAGGTCCACCGTCTTGGCACCAAACCCCATACTAGTACTATGCTGGTACAGTATCGATACGCCCAATATGGGGGGTCAGTTCAGTATACCAAGACTTGGTATGCCCCTCTACCAAGTTTTGATTAAGTATTGGTACAGTACAACTGGTACAGGGGGTATGCACCAGTATGACGAACCATGCTTCAAAGCAATGCTTTAGGTGGGCCACGTACCAGTAACTTACTAATAAGGTACAGTACAACCCTTGTATTGGTACTAGTACCATATCAGATCAGTACAGTAAAACCATAAAACCCGATACAGTTCAATACTTAAAATGTTGCTTGAAACTATCAGATATGTTTTTAATGCAGCCTCAACTACATGCACAATTAATTTGACTAAGATGCTATAAAGGATGATCCCATGTTTATCTTAACGTTTGGATAATGTCTATCTCCTAATATATAGCAGCTTAAAGTAGGTTATATGAATAAACTTCTAGTGCATCTTTGATTATCATCGGTGAAATCTGCCCCAAAGAATGTCATATAACATTACAGATGCTAAGTGTTGGCAACAAACCTGTTATATGTAAAATATGTGTATTTTGTAAAATATGTGGATTTTGTCAACACAACCAAAATACTTGGAACCTTCCCATCAAGAAAAGAACATCAATAGAAACCGAGTCCTAAATTTTGCTGATCTTTATAGATTCTAAAGAACATCACCCTAAAGGCTGCTTCTTCTCAAACCCTATTGGCGCTTTCCTATTACATTTTCCAAATAGATGCAAGATTTTCACCTTGGGTCCCTTTCTCTTGCTACCATGCAAATGTCTCTAATAACCCAAGTAAGAACCTCATTTGCATTCTATATcccataataaatatttttagacaGTTATGTTTTTGCCCCACAATTTCAAAATTCTAAACATCAGTATGCCTCCAAGTAAAAGAAGCATGTCTTACACTAAAGCAAATACAGATCTCATCTTTCCATAGGTTGACTTCAAAATTCTAAACATCGGTATGCCTCCAAGCAAAAAAAGCATGTCTTCCACTAAAAGCAAATACAGATCTTATCTTTCCATAGGTCCAAAATCCAAACTGGGTTTGCTAGAACTACCAACCCTCCAAGGCAATCCCATATAGAAAATAAGGAAAGCTCACACCTGCATAACGTAGTTCTCTCCAAATAATAAGGAAATTGGGTTTGCTAAAACTCCAGTCCGTCATCCTAATTCTCTACAAGCCACCAAATCAAGGCATATTTCAGAATGCTCGGTTTCCTATATTAAATGTTACTAAATCTTTGTAACAGGAATCTTTACTTGGGGTGTTATCACCTCTTCTAAATCTCCCCAGAAACTTGTCCTTGCACCCGCttctttattttaaaaaataaattcaatagACCTAATTCCCTGCTCCCATCCTAGAATCTGCTCCTGCACCTTCACCTGCACCCAATTCAGGGTAAATAAGCTCTAAATATAAGAATCACATCAGCATAATAATGATGCATGATAGGATAACCTCCTTCCTCCTCTGCAAATATCTACTTTCCCACTAGAAATCATGAATATACTCCCAACTGGTTAACTTATATTTGTCAACGGCTTCACTACATTTTTTTCTTAACCCCTCGATCCCAATGGTTTAGCATGTCACCGGCTGGACTCTTGTTGCCTTACCCATTATTACTGTGAGAAGAATTTCTTCGACAAGATAACATTAATCAGGATTGAGAACGACACCAAATTCATGCAATTACATACTATTGCTCTTAAGAATGCAGTAGCAAAGATCTAGAACAACCATCAAACCAATTTGGCCATCACTGCACCCTGCCTTCTCTAATTGTAAACCTGATGTACTTCCATCTTATGTTCTTATAAACGCCCCAACATTTTCACTTCTTGTCATAGCCCAAGCCTAAGCTAGATtaacagacccaagcccaaaacgaaaaaaaaaaaaaaaacagagtaaaaaccgggaagaagactcccgataggagtcttcttctccggcgagacccaagcacattaggagtcctaggatccctcgaaatcctaggaccctctataagaaggtctcccctctctttagaatcgatccatcggcctcttctccctctctttctctccgattttcccaaagaagagccgcgggcactgttggtttctcgccgtgatttctcgccggtgaggtcaccggaggccgaggtgagtctccttcttcttcccctctttcttctccttcctcccatgctcctgtacgcggctgccggcgacgagtgtcgccgatctacagtcgggaaagagactctgtttttgggtctcttttccttgaattttccggcgccgacgatcggaatcgatcgccggccatactcctccgtgaccgggggagtggcccccgtcggccgccggcctccgccgcggcggccatggcccgaacAGCCGGTCAAGGCCAGAGGatgccggtcctctgttccggcacgggaagaaccaagaaaaaagaagaaaagaagaaaaaagaagaaaaagaaaaagaagaaaaagaaaagagaaagaaggaaaaagagaaaaagaaaaaagaagaaaagaagaaaaagaagaaaaagaaaaagaagaaaaagaaaagagaaagaaggaaaaagagaaaaagaaaaggaaagaaaaagaagaaaaagaagaaaaagaaaagaagaaaaagaaaagaaaagaaaagaaagaaaaaaaaaataataataaaaataaatatatatatatatatttatatatatatatataagtaagtaaataaataaataaataaataaataaaaaaaattgaaatggatgagagagagagtttctctctcttctttcagtctgaaccctgactttctctctctggaattggaccttctctctctactttctctctctaggatatttctctcttgatggattcctctctctctaaagttattcctctaggattagcgtagtgggaggtctcatctgatgattttgatcgagtttagaaaagagtcgattttaagttaggttttgaattgggatttgtttagatttaattttaaattaaaattaatgtaaaaatataattttgaataataggcacggaagaatcacctagaagttagtcgatctgttcattcagtgctccgtgaaaggtaagtaatgaatcatcttctcgagatatttcatatttattctgaaaataaataattattctctgaaattatgcatgatttatgaaattatgttttgaaagaaaagtgcttttgaaatattatggtacgttgatttatgcacatgttcagtgaaaaattatgatacattatggtacaaagtgttttgatacagatcggatttatgctctcagcctgactatgtttcagtgggccccgctaatggggattatacgttggtactcagtggaccctgccagtgggggttgtgcgctggtgtttgtggaccatgccagtgggggttgtgcgctggtatttgtggatcctgccagtgggggttgtgcgctggtattctgtggaccccgccaatgggggttaaacgttggtcatagtcaaggctgttgagttacgagtgttttgcatcgaatcggatttatgattatattatatgtgaatatttgaaaatatttgatttgtattaaaacagcatgaaatatactcttatgtttatttgcaacattattcttgaaaattataaaatatctggtagagatgcttgttacttactgggctgtctagctcattacctttctttctatttttcagattcagataattaatttcgaacgtgggaagaaatattgggacagagcttttagaggcgagatttagcattgtcaacttcattgaacgtagatctattgttttatttttagtaaaattttattggatgtaagacatttgatttaattacttgaattacagttgaataataattatttgaatttattccgctgtgatgcattgatatcgtgatgagatgccttgcatgcttatggagagagttcttcataagtatgcggcggttgccatgaccctcgattcacaatctcggatcgggggcgtgacacttcTAGTTTTGCTTGGATCCGATGATAGGCTGTCATAAATTATGCAAAATACATGCAGATTTTCCTAAAAGTAGGAAGCCTAGACATGGGCCTTCATTTTATAAGAACAGTCAATAAGCACAACTTCTCTtaatattttaagttattccTGTTAGATTTGCAAAATCTTTTAGTGACTATTATATGATCGGTAAAACCATAATACCCAAATGAATGTACTTTTAAATATGttctccaataaaaaaaaaaaatgtcatctGTCTTGCATTTAAGAACTTGGAAGACCTAATTACCAAAAATAACATGAGATTTCTCCTCAATAATAATAGCTGTGTTGCTTCTTTCTGATTCTCGCACATATTATATCACAACTTTCTTGAGCAAATAAGTTATGCCCATAAAATGCATAGTTGTTAACTAGTAATCTTTCACATGAAGCTAGCACACAAGTAACAATTTATATAGTTCCGGAGTGCTTCGGTCATCCTCCTACATGGATCAAATATACAAAGAGCAAGACTAATCAAGGATCACCAAATCATCCCAAACCAAGCAGTTTGGAGCATACTGAGTTGAACCATTCGATTACTGGAATGGTTTGGCTGGTCGATCTGGTTCCTAAACCAAACCCTTCTATTAAAAAAAACTTTTCATCCTCTCTCTACCCCTCCCTCCTGccgcccccccccccaccccaaaaaaaaaaaccctcaatTCTCCTCTCCCCTTCTCTCAATTCCCTCCTGATTTTCCTCTCCCCTCTCAATGCTTTTTGACAAGGACAACATGATGATGACACTGGCGAGGTTTCCACAACTCCATGGCTAGGGTCAGGATTTCATTGCCACTGCCAACAAAccttccctctcctctctccccctctccctccaCCTAGTTCCAATATGCCTTGGCTTGGTACAGTGTGGGCCAGTCCCAGACCAAACCAATTACCAGCCAGTATGACCACCGATATTGGTTTGGAGAACCTTAAATCTAATCATTAGTTAATTAACTTTCCTAAGACACCAATGGACTTTATTTCTTAATGGAACTATCATCTAATTGGAATCAAAGAATTACATTTTTCCCCCTCTCCCTTCTACTCATGGTTTCTAATGAATAATAAAAATGATGTAAACCCAAAGTTTGTGAATGCAACCTACTAATCTATATGTGAAGTCACCTGCAAGTTTAGCTGCGGATTTTAACCATAACATTATTGACTAAAAAAACCTATTTGCGCCATCCAATAAAAGACCAACTCACTTGACACAGCAAGAAGGCCTACCGATCTACCATTGTGTATAaataacaaaagaaaataaaggCACAAGTTCTAAATATTATTGCTCTAAAGTTAAACAGAAAGACTACAAGAAGATTAAAGAAGAATAAAGATTGTCTTTTTGCCTAGCACAGATTAGGAATTAGAATTTTCACTCACTAGCTATTtctccatttattttttttattattgcaaATTTTTAGCTGTTCCCTATTCTCAAATATCCTTTATGTAATTTGGATAATTgcatgatgatcacaagattaaGCTCCATCATCTTTCTGCTTTTGATTTCCAGCAAGTCGAACATGACAGATGGTTACTGCAAAGCACTCAGAAAAAAGAAAAGCCCTTTATATGGCGACTACAAAAGACTTGGGGGGAAGTCTTCTTGCACAACATACTCAGAAAAACAAAGAAATGGCAAAATGAAGGAGAGATGACTCTGCAAACAAATGATACCCTTGTAGCCTTCTAGTTCTAGAGTGTGATTCAAGGCCTACAGTGTTAAACATGCACATTTAACAAGGATGTAATCTTAGGTATAACCAATAGATCATGTCCCGAAAGGCTGGTCTTTTTCTACAGAATAATATCTCTTAAAGTTAACGGATTTCATACCATTCACGGTAGCAGTTCATGCACATAGCATGGCTGCAGTTGGGTAACACAATCTTGCTGTTCATCTCCATGCAAATCCcacattcttcttctctttcagcaTCTATATCCGATAACTGCTTCCTCTCATCATCATCTCTTCTCCTATACCTTTCCATGCATATTGCCTTTTGCTTTTTATCTTCCATATCAGTGATCCCTCTTTGTAGTTGTAGCAAAGAGGGAAAAATTACAGCTGGATATTAACTCCCATAAGAACCACAAtccaaaatataaatattaacaaCAGAAAATAGAGAATGAAAATTCAGGTGCAACCCAAACATTTACCATAAAATTCTTTAATACTTGCTTTCCTTTCATGGGTTGACATGGTTGTCGTTCCATCAACGTAAACCTACATTTGGAAGAGTTCCtcaattgaaaagaatatatccAGCAACAAATGAACAGGGAAGAAATTCACAAGTTCATTATGATCATGTGCAAACCTTATATATCAGAA from Elaeis guineensis isolate ETL-2024a chromosome 4, EG11, whole genome shotgun sequence includes these protein-coding regions:
- the LOC105032707 gene encoding E3 ubiquitin-protein ligase AIRP2 isoform X2, which codes for MRLSYSPAAHLFLFLVQWTDCSLAGALGLLRILIYKVYVDGTTTMSTHERKASIKEFYAVIFPSLLQLQRGITDMEDKKQKAICMERYRRRDDDERKQLSDIDAEREEECGICMEMNSKIVLPNCSHAMCMNCYREWNSRSRSCPFCRDSLKRVNSGDLWVYTDSRDVVDMVTVSRENLIRLFMYIDKLPLVVPDAVFDAYDSHVK